From the genome of Wolbachia endosymbiont (group B) of Parapoynx stratiotata, one region includes:
- a CDS encoding acetyltransferase, translated as MNKNITFKALKEEHFLLLLKWLETPHVKLWWDADINWTPELIEKKYSTYIKGFKRLKFETQIIEKPMYAFIINCDAVDIGYIQYYNRQDFPPEQGYDTSELPESCAAIDWYIGELNYVGKGVGSQALNIFLNKFVFKVYENAFVDPGIANACAIRVYEKVGFKKIMESNDAILMIKARIPENHSR; from the coding sequence ATGAATAAAAATATCACATTTAAAGCGTTGAAAGAAGAACATTTTTTACTGTTATTAAAATGGTTAGAAACACCTCACGTAAAGCTATGGTGGGATGCAGATATAAATTGGACACCAGAGTTAATTGAGAAAAAATATAGTACCTACATTAAGGGGTTCAAACGTTTGAAGTTTGAGACGCAAATTATTGAAAAACCGATGTATGCATTCATTATTAATTGTGACGCAGTTGATATTGGTTATATTCAATACTATAATAGGCAAGATTTTCCACCTGAACAAGGCTACGATACTTCAGAGCTTCCAGAAAGTTGTGCTGCTATAGACTGGTATATCGGAGAGCTGAATTATGTAGGTAAAGGAGTTGGTTCACAAGCTTTGAATATATTTTTAAACAAATTTGTCTTTAAAGTTTATGAGAATGCCTTTGTCGACCCAGGTATAGCAAATGCTTGTGCAATCCGTGTTTACGAAAAAGTTGGCTTTAAAAAAATTATGGAAAGTAATGATGCGATTTTAATGATTAAGGCAAGAATTCCTGAGAACCATTCAAGATGA
- a CDS encoding enoyl-ACP reductase: MILQGKKGLITGIINKRSIAYGIAKTLSEHGAELAITYQNETIKEKLLPIASELNVELILHCNVSNEETIDNAFKEIKEKWGAIDFLVHAIAFSDKNELNGKYVNTSLNNFINAMHISCYSFTALAQRAEKMMLNGGSLLTLSYYGAEKVMPNYNVMGLCKAALEASVKYIACDLGPQNIRVNAISAGPIRTLASSGISDFHSISEWNRSNSPLRRNVTIEDVGKAALYLLSDLSSGTTGEILHVDSGYNVVGMKIVD; encoded by the coding sequence ATGATATTGCAGGGTAAAAAAGGGTTAATAACCGGAATAATAAATAAGAGGTCAATAGCATATGGTATAGCAAAGACTCTATCAGAACATGGAGCTGAGCTTGCAATCACTTATCAAAATGAAACAATAAAAGAGAAATTATTACCAATAGCAAGTGAATTAAATGTAGAGTTAATATTGCACTGTAATGTTTCAAATGAGGAAACTATAGATAATGCTTTTAAGGAAATAAAGGAGAAGTGGGGTGCTATTGATTTTTTGGTACATGCAATAGCATTCTCCGATAAAAATGAGCTAAATGGTAAATATGTCAATACTTCACTAAACAACTTTATTAATGCAATGCATATATCGTGCTATTCTTTTACTGCTTTAGCGCAAAGGGCGGAAAAAATGATGTTAAATGGCGGTAGTTTACTTACTTTATCTTACTATGGTGCTGAAAAAGTTATGCCAAATTATAATGTGATGGGTTTATGTAAAGCAGCACTTGAAGCAAGTGTAAAATATATAGCATGTGATCTCGGACCACAGAACATCAGAGTAAATGCAATTTCTGCTGGTCCAATCAGAACTTTGGCATCTTCTGGAATAAGTGATTTTCACTCCATATCGGAATGGAATAGAAGTAATTCTCCACTTAGACGCAATGTTACAATAGAAGATGTTGGCAAGGCAGCACTATACTTATTAAGCGACCTGAGTAGTGGTACAACTGGAGAAATTTTACATGTTGATTCAGGGTATAATGTTGTGGGAATGAAGATAGTAGACTAA
- a CDS encoding baseplate J/gp47 family protein produces MQQPEPLNFEEIFALMKEELVKCDASFTALVESDPAIKILEVAAWRELLLRQRINEAVKGNLLKFATVDNLTEFYGVERQKEEDDERFRKRVKAKIVGWSIGGSKEHYRYHALSADRRVKDALVESKVPGSVEISILSTELSIALEELLEIVKKQATRDDIRVLTDTVTVIGCNIMEIDIHSRMSISPIISEEEIKKQFIKKFELAKRLGWSVTRSWIIANLFVDGVENVELIEPREDVMVLGNECANLRNLKCYCH; encoded by the coding sequence ATGCAGCAGCCTGAACCACTGAACTTTGAAGAGATTTTTGCTCTAATGAAGGAAGAGTTAGTAAAGTGTGATGCAAGTTTTACAGCATTAGTTGAAAGTGACCCAGCAATAAAGATTCTGGAGGTAGCAGCATGGCGAGAACTTTTACTCAGACAAAGGATAAACGAAGCTGTAAAGGGTAATTTACTGAAATTTGCAACGGTTGATAATTTGACTGAGTTTTACGGAGTAGAGAGGCAAAAAGAAGAAGATGATGAAAGATTTAGAAAGAGGGTAAAAGCAAAAATAGTAGGTTGGAGCATAGGAGGAAGCAAAGAGCACTATCGATATCATGCACTGTCAGCAGATAGAAGAGTAAAGGATGCGCTGGTTGAGTCAAAAGTGCCAGGAAGTGTAGAAATCTCAATTTTATCCACGGAGTTATCCATAGCGTTAGAAGAACTACTTGAAATTGTAAAAAAGCAGGCTACTAGAGATGATATAAGGGTTTTAACTGATACAGTAACAGTAATTGGTTGCAATATTATGGAAATAGATATCCACAGCAGAATGAGCATAAGTCCTATAATATCAGAGGAAGAAATCAAGAAGCAGTTTATTAAGAAGTTTGAATTAGCAAAAAGATTAGGGTGGAGTGTAACAAGATCGTGGATAATAGCGAATCTATTTGTAGATGGTGTAGAAAATGTGGAATTAATCGAGCCAAGAGAGGATGTTATGGTGCTAGGTAACGAATGTGCAAATTTGAGAAATTTAAAATGCTATTGCCACTAA
- a CDS encoding AEC family transporter, giving the protein MFFTLFLKILPIYITILIGYLAGRYLKIDRNTISQILFYIANPIVILYGVSHTEVNLKVISLPILIWFIGSTMSLSVYYLSSFLFKDNTRNILAFSSGSTSMGYFGLPIAMALFDEDSVSVYVVCYIGMVLFENSLGFYIAANGIYTAKECVLKLLKLPSLYAMILGFFLSIYDIQIPTLLTDVMINIRSTFITLGMVLLGVSIAQITNFKVDWKLALTTIVAKYIFWPLFVLGIVLLDKHVTGIYDESIYKALMLLAIIPISGSSIILANILNYQPDKATLLLLISTAVGLFYVPLIISLFFTKLVPF; this is encoded by the coding sequence ATGTTCTTTACTCTTTTCCTCAAAATATTACCTATTTACATTACAATACTTATTGGTTACTTAGCAGGAAGATATCTTAAAATTGATAGAAATACTATATCTCAAATACTCTTTTATATAGCTAATCCAATAGTGATTTTATACGGAGTATCTCATACAGAAGTTAATTTAAAAGTAATTTCTCTGCCGATTTTGATATGGTTTATAGGTAGTACTATGTCCTTATCAGTGTATTATCTTTCTTCTTTTTTATTTAAGGACAACACGAGAAACATATTAGCGTTTAGCTCGGGCAGCACAAGTATGGGTTATTTTGGTCTACCGATTGCCATGGCTTTATTTGATGAAGATTCAGTGTCTGTGTATGTTGTCTGTTACATAGGAATGGTACTATTTGAAAATAGCTTGGGATTTTATATAGCTGCAAATGGTATCTATACTGCAAAAGAATGCGTATTAAAGTTACTCAAACTTCCCTCATTATATGCAATGATTCTAGGTTTCTTTTTAAGTATATATGATATACAAATACCCACTTTGTTGACAGATGTTATGATAAATATCAGAAGTACATTTATCACATTAGGAATGGTGCTGCTTGGAGTAAGTATTGCACAAATTACAAATTTTAAAGTAGATTGGAAGCTTGCCTTGACCACTATTGTAGCAAAGTACATATTCTGGCCGTTATTTGTTTTGGGAATTGTCTTGCTAGACAAGCATGTTACAGGTATATACGATGAAAGCATCTATAAAGCACTGATGTTACTGGCTATTATTCCGATTTCTGGATCCAGTATAATACTTGCTAATATTTTAAATTACCAACCAGATAAAGCTACTTTATTGCTCCTAATTAGTACTGCAGTGGGACTATTTTATGTTCCACTTATAATATCATTATTTTTTACTAAACTTGTCCCTTTTTGA
- the ychF gene encoding redox-regulated ATPase YchF: MSFNCGIVGLPNIGKSTLFNALTESSAAEAANYPFCTIEPNVGKVPIRDQRLKQIAAIAHSGKIIYNQLEVVDIAGLVKGASKGEGLGNKFLSHIREVDAIVHLLRCFTDDDISHVNSKIDPISDAEIVEMELILADIDSIEKRLPQLEKKAKQGGKELKKQLELMQEVLATLKLGKPARSLEHIDEDEMKLLQLLTTKPVMYVCNVEDTNVITGNELSKRVEKMAEENKSKFYCISAKLEADIANLDSEEEKQNFLLEFGLQESGLDGVARIMYEVLSMITFFTVGPKEARAWPIKIGSTADKASGVIHTDFEKGFIKAETISFEDYIKYGSESACKDAGKIRFEGRDYIVQDGDIMHFRFNV, from the coding sequence ATGAGCTTTAACTGTGGTATAGTTGGGTTACCAAATATAGGAAAATCAACTTTATTTAATGCACTTACAGAGTCAAGTGCAGCTGAAGCTGCAAATTATCCTTTTTGCACAATCGAGCCAAATGTTGGCAAAGTGCCAATACGAGATCAGCGTTTGAAACAAATTGCCGCGATTGCTCACTCAGGGAAAATAATCTACAATCAACTGGAAGTTGTCGATATTGCCGGCTTGGTTAAGGGTGCGAGCAAGGGTGAAGGACTAGGAAATAAATTTTTGAGTCATATCAGAGAAGTTGATGCCATTGTTCATCTGCTCAGGTGCTTTACGGATGACGATATCAGCCATGTAAACAGTAAAATAGATCCAATATCAGATGCTGAAATAGTGGAAATGGAATTAATTCTAGCTGATATTGATAGCATAGAAAAAAGGCTTCCTCAATTAGAAAAGAAAGCAAAGCAAGGTGGTAAAGAGCTAAAAAAGCAGCTTGAGTTGATGCAAGAGGTTTTAGCTACTTTAAAACTTGGCAAGCCTGCAAGAAGCTTAGAGCATATTGATGAAGATGAAATGAAGTTGCTTCAATTGCTAACAACAAAGCCTGTTATGTACGTCTGTAATGTTGAAGATACAAATGTTATCACTGGCAATGAGTTATCTAAAAGAGTGGAAAAAATGGCAGAGGAAAACAAAAGCAAATTTTATTGCATTTCAGCGAAACTTGAAGCAGATATTGCAAATCTTGATAGTGAAGAGGAAAAACAGAATTTTTTATTAGAATTTGGCTTGCAAGAATCAGGACTTGATGGAGTAGCACGTATTATGTATGAAGTGCTAAGTATGATAACTTTTTTTACTGTGGGACCCAAAGAAGCACGTGCATGGCCAATAAAGATAGGATCAACAGCTGACAAAGCATCAGGTGTAATTCACACTGATTTTGAAAAGGGCTTTATAAAAGCAGAAACCATAAGCTTTGAAGACTATATAAAATATGGAAGCGAATCAGCTTGCAAAGATGCAGGGAAAATTCGCTTCGAAGGCAGAGATTATATCGTGCAAGATGGCGATATAATGCACTTTAGGTTTAATGTGTAG
- a CDS encoding multidrug effflux MFS transporter produces the protein MLLPFLLILSLIAKFIEIDISVPSFPDMVRYFNVSEGTIQLTIAYNFLGFCIGGLFFGPLSECYGRRRIMIIGNTLLLIGAVGCVFAPSVFSLLISRFIQGIGASTSVVVFAIVADSYQGDKAIKFIGIMNSVLTVVMAIAPVLGSFINEIVGWRGNYATVAILCLISWVLLLFLLPETKKDRDIFSLKKMMKDYRKLLSSPRFVTLSLVPSLFSAAYMSFITCGPFLYMKTFGLSSTIYALHQGAIVGSFSLISLFSSKILKKLGAIWCVISGTSVGAIGSLLLVILSLIMPHSSYLVTLSMIIFSIGCAICQPVIFNASINVFPEIKGTASSALSFIRAFVMAIFISLTSYVYNGQAINISLLVLSAVALELIFTAYLLFSRSGENL, from the coding sequence ATGTTACTACCATTTCTGTTAATCCTGTCTCTAATTGCCAAGTTCATTGAGATTGACATTTCCGTACCTAGTTTTCCTGATATGGTGCGCTATTTTAACGTATCAGAAGGAACAATTCAATTAACTATTGCTTATAATTTCCTAGGCTTTTGCATAGGAGGGTTATTTTTTGGTCCATTGTCTGAATGTTATGGCAGAAGAAGGATTATGATCATAGGTAACACTTTGTTATTAATTGGCGCTGTTGGTTGTGTTTTTGCACCGTCGGTTTTTTCTCTTTTAATTTCTCGTTTTATTCAAGGTATTGGTGCAAGCACATCTGTAGTTGTGTTTGCAATCGTTGCAGACAGTTATCAGGGTGACAAAGCAATAAAATTTATTGGAATCATGAATTCTGTTCTAACAGTTGTCATGGCAATTGCGCCAGTGTTAGGCAGTTTCATCAATGAAATTGTAGGGTGGCGTGGTAATTATGCAACTGTTGCAATACTTTGTTTAATCTCCTGGGTTTTACTGCTTTTTCTGTTACCAGAAACAAAAAAGGACCGCGATATTTTCAGTTTGAAAAAAATGATGAAAGATTACAGAAAACTACTATCTAGTCCGAGATTTGTCACGTTGTCTTTGGTACCGAGTCTCTTTTCTGCCGCTTATATGTCATTCATCACTTGTGGACCTTTTCTGTATATGAAGACTTTTGGTTTATCTAGCACTATTTATGCACTACATCAAGGTGCAATAGTTGGGTCCTTCTCACTTATTAGCCTGTTTTCCAGTAAGATCTTAAAGAAACTTGGAGCAATATGGTGTGTAATTTCTGGTACAAGCGTGGGTGCTATTGGGTCTCTATTGCTTGTAATACTCAGTTTAATCATGCCCCATTCTTCCTACTTAGTAACACTATCTATGATTATTTTTTCTATCGGTTGTGCAATATGCCAGCCAGTGATTTTTAACGCATCAATAAACGTTTTTCCTGAAATTAAAGGTACGGCTTCTTCTGCACTCTCGTTCATTAGAGCTTTTGTTATGGCTATTTTTATCAGCTTAACAAGCTACGTTTACAACGGTCAGGCAATCAATATATCTCTTCTTGTTCTATCTGCAGTAGCGCTAGAACTTATTTTTACTGCCTATTTATTGTTTTCAAGATCTGGAGAAAATCTATAA